Proteins encoded in a region of the Candidatus Obscuribacter sp. genome:
- a CDS encoding serine/threonine protein kinase codes for MADFEVKDEQATRFVVHDEVDGAAPLVDEGKITQNEEIGTETNTETRNQASNDSSVDSKSNKAKPDSKSNSNDRSYITPDLLQYFCKNPILVILGASSICITYLIFNIDIIVSGNFAYQRGPTDLITLIACFYFAILAGSTQNRLNRLFGKDTLDLKIKTGIPALGEKWATLLFAVNPLAWFLLDSLFLKDSASLSTGIWLLDVILLLFLFFCRLFVIGQSVAFLAWQFVYPVKLHAALHKISHKKQLGMFDSLKSLIFLAIFWLSCVFAPLMTMVPDAGKQTFFLVFAVVMQCGIFVAANKLIDKAKNKPVEQEEEIKTPILLDCETEIAYKPMAGAERWVKQRFSQSSPWKGLALAAMVAIILLLNPGDMVAQLLATLFGKTPKDDGNLPGIAQTVKFVGLNLNYIFVLLFGGTFTASIMAFGYWLLRLPKSLAVGPNGIRFLYHKASRKADTSLKWRDLQSIKIEQSVSKNQALNQAVVFKTKAKSIKLKLDNFKTPDEREKLLHQIEMYAPNTPRDAEVMELLAKPADHSYTEIWLTALSAPPKRERLKPLTPGAAMHDGNYTVLNELGSGGQGFAYLARDKDGNEVVLKEFVLPIYVDIQARRRALERFENEARLLSRLDHTQVVKLNSFFIEDHRAYLVLEHIDGQNLRQLVAQNGPLSQEQVKELHTKMQAILDYLHGLSPPLVHRDFTPDNLILDKAGNLKLIDFNVAQEMQDGTTGTVVGKQSYLPPEQFRGQAEPASDLYAMGATLYYLLTGKGSHSHLDHPHRSRAT; via the coding sequence GTGGCTGACTTTGAAGTCAAAGATGAACAAGCCACTCGCTTTGTCGTGCATGACGAGGTGGATGGTGCCGCGCCATTGGTTGATGAAGGCAAAATAACTCAGAACGAAGAGATAGGCACAGAGACAAACACTGAGACAAGGAATCAAGCAAGCAATGACTCAAGTGTAGATAGTAAGTCAAACAAAGCAAAGCCGGACTCAAAGTCAAATTCAAATGATCGAAGCTACATAACACCAGACCTCCTGCAATATTTTTGTAAGAACCCCATATTAGTTATTCTTGGGGCGAGTTCGATCTGCATCACATATTTGATTTTCAATATAGACATTATCGTTTCAGGCAATTTTGCCTATCAAAGAGGACCAACAGATCTCATCACTTTGATCGCTTGTTTTTACTTTGCTATTCTGGCGGGTTCAACTCAAAACAGACTCAATCGATTGTTTGGCAAAGATACGCTGGACTTAAAAATCAAAACCGGAATTCCCGCACTTGGTGAAAAATGGGCAACCTTGCTTTTTGCAGTTAATCCACTCGCCTGGTTTCTTCTGGACAGTCTTTTTTTAAAGGATTCAGCCTCACTTTCGACCGGAATCTGGCTTCTCGACGTTATCCTACTGCTGTTTTTGTTTTTTTGCAGGCTCTTCGTAATTGGTCAGAGTGTCGCATTTTTAGCATGGCAGTTTGTCTACCCAGTCAAACTCCACGCGGCCTTGCACAAGATCTCCCATAAAAAACAATTGGGGATGTTTGATTCCCTAAAATCCCTAATCTTTCTAGCAATTTTCTGGCTCAGCTGCGTCTTCGCGCCGCTGATGACAATGGTGCCAGATGCAGGTAAACAGACATTTTTTCTTGTATTTGCAGTAGTAATGCAATGCGGCATTTTCGTAGCCGCAAACAAATTAATTGATAAAGCAAAAAACAAACCAGTCGAACAAGAAGAAGAAATAAAGACACCAATTCTCCTCGATTGCGAAACTGAAATCGCCTACAAACCCATGGCGGGTGCCGAGAGATGGGTCAAACAGCGCTTTTCACAGAGCAGTCCATGGAAAGGCCTGGCATTGGCGGCCATGGTGGCAATCATCCTGCTACTCAACCCTGGTGACATGGTGGCACAATTGCTAGCAACTCTATTTGGCAAAACACCAAAGGACGACGGCAACTTGCCTGGCATAGCCCAAACAGTCAAGTTTGTCGGGCTAAATCTAAATTACATTTTTGTTTTGCTGTTTGGTGGCACATTTACAGCGTCAATCATGGCGTTTGGTTATTGGCTTTTGCGACTACCAAAGTCCTTGGCAGTTGGTCCTAACGGCATCAGATTTTTGTATCACAAAGCAAGCCGTAAAGCCGATACCAGCTTGAAGTGGAGAGACCTACAAAGCATAAAGATTGAACAAAGCGTCAGCAAAAACCAAGCCCTAAATCAAGCAGTTGTTTTTAAGACAAAAGCTAAAAGCATCAAACTCAAACTAGACAACTTTAAAACACCCGATGAACGCGAAAAGCTCCTGCACCAGATAGAAATGTACGCCCCAAACACCCCGCGCGATGCTGAAGTGATGGAGCTACTGGCCAAGCCAGCAGATCACAGCTATACCGAGATATGGCTAACTGCACTATCAGCTCCACCCAAAAGAGAGAGACTCAAGCCACTAACTCCCGGTGCAGCCATGCATGACGGTAACTATACTGTTTTAAATGAGCTTGGCTCTGGTGGTCAGGGCTTTGCCTATCTAGCTAGAGACAAAGACGGCAATGAAGTCGTCCTCAAAGAATTTGTTCTCCCAATCTATGTCGACATCCAGGCCCGCCGCCGAGCACTGGAGAGATTTGAAAACGAAGCCAGACTGCTCAGTCGACTTGATCATACTCAAGTAGTAAAACTCAACTCTTTTTTTATCGAGGACCACAGAGCCTATCTAGTGCTCGAACACATCGACGGTCAAAACCTGCGCCAGCTCGTGGCTCAAAATGGACCACTAAGCCAAGAACAAGTCAAAGAGCTGCACACCAAGATGCAAGCAATACTCGACTATCTACACGGTCTATCACCGCCACTGGTGCACCGAGACTTTACTCCAGACAATCTAATACTGGACAAAGCTGGCAATTTAAAGCTCATTGACTTTAACGTCGCCCAAGAGATGCAGGACGGCACCACAGGTACAGTAGTAGGCAAACAGTCTTACCTCCCACCTGAGCAATTTAGAGGACAAGCAGAGCCCGCCAGCGACCTCTACGCCATGGGTGCAACGCTCTACTATCTACTTACCGGCAAAGGATCCCACTCCCATCTCGACCATCCACATCGCTCAAGAGCTACCTGA